A single genomic interval of uncultured Desulfobacter sp. harbors:
- a CDS encoding DEAD/DEAH box helicase family protein — MNKKQLSERDICTKFITPTLAQTGWDIATQVREEYPLTKGRIIVRGKLHTRARHKRADYVLFYKPNIPIAVIEAKDNNHSIGDGMQQALGYADMLQVPFVFSSNGDGFLFHNKIAKDGTIERELALHEFPSVETLWQLWMQHHGLNDRQNALIRQDYYSDGSGKNPRYYQLLAINKTIEAIVQGQNRILLVMATGTGKTYTAFQIIWRLWKSRAKKRILFLADRNILVDQTMTNDFKPFGSAMTKIQKRQANKSYEIYLSLYQAVTGNEEEKNIYKQFSPDFFDLIIIDECHRGSAAADSAWREILEYFTSATQIGLTATPKETKEVSNKERAEQVKKRNYFTRYGKQARRVLKALLEQFNLHTIVRLPKGVFSPYTSIATNILFFEKGGPTKAVWFFEHPYPKGYKSYSRSKPLTIAEFDLEKAWWGGAARRGRKTTEHAWKIPAKALTTRNYNLDCKNPYQEEVNHRDPQELMAEYQDIVHKLEAAQLALKTELMTCLGGKA, encoded by the coding sequence ATGAATAAGAAACAACTCTCCGAACGCGACATTTGTACCAAATTCATCACTCCGACTTTGGCGCAGACCGGCTGGGATATAGCAACCCAGGTTAGAGAAGAATACCCCCTCACAAAAGGGCGTATCATCGTGCGTGGCAAGCTGCATACCCGGGCCAGGCACAAACGCGCCGACTATGTCCTTTTCTACAAGCCCAATATTCCCATTGCCGTTATCGAAGCCAAAGACAATAACCACTCCATAGGCGATGGCATGCAACAGGCCCTTGGCTACGCCGACATGTTGCAGGTGCCGTTTGTCTTCAGTTCAAACGGTGACGGCTTTTTGTTCCACAACAAAATTGCCAAAGACGGCACTATCGAGCGTGAGCTTGCACTCCACGAATTTCCCTCTGTGGAAACATTGTGGCAATTGTGGATGCAACACCATGGGTTGAACGACCGGCAGAATGCGTTGATCCGGCAGGATTATTACAGTGACGGAAGCGGTAAAAATCCCCGCTATTACCAATTGCTTGCCATCAATAAAACCATTGAGGCCATCGTGCAAGGCCAAAATCGTATTCTGCTGGTGATGGCAACCGGTACCGGCAAAACCTACACAGCCTTTCAAATCATCTGGCGTTTATGGAAGTCCAGAGCCAAAAAACGAATCCTTTTCCTTGCAGACCGCAATATTCTGGTTGACCAAACAATGACTAACGATTTCAAACCGTTCGGTTCAGCCATGACCAAGATACAGAAGCGACAAGCCAACAAATCCTATGAGATTTACCTGTCCCTCTACCAGGCCGTTACCGGTAATGAGGAGGAGAAAAACATTTATAAGCAGTTCAGCCCCGACTTTTTCGATCTTATCATCATTGATGAATGTCATCGGGGCAGCGCTGCCGCCGATTCTGCCTGGCGTGAAATCCTTGAATACTTCACATCCGCCACCCAGATCGGTCTGACCGCCACCCCCAAGGAGACCAAAGAAGTCTCCAATAAGGAACGGGCGGAACAGGTTAAGAAGCGGAACTACTTTACCCGGTATGGGAAACAGGCGCGCCGGGTTCTGAAAGCACTGCTTGAACAGTTCAATCTGCACACCATCGTGCGCCTGCCCAAAGGGGTGTTCAGTCCCTATACCAGTATCGCCACCAACATCCTCTTCTTTGAAAAAGGCGGTCCGACCAAGGCGGTCTGGTTCTTTGAGCACCCCTATCCGAAAGGCTACAAATCCTACTCCCGGTCCAAGCCGTTAACCATTGCTGAATTCGATCTTGAAAAAGCGTGGTGGGGCGGAGCCGCCCGCCGTGGCCGCAAGACCACCGAACATGCCTGGAAAATCCCGGCCAAGGCGCTGACAACGCGCAATTATAACCTTGACTGCAAAAATCCATACCAAGAAGAAGTGAACCATCGCGACCCGCAGGAGCTGATGGCCGAATATCAGGACATTGTTCACAAGCTGGAAGCGGCGCAACTGGCACTGAAAACAGAGTTGATGACCTGTCTGGGAGGCAAGGCATGA
- the tnpB gene encoding IS200/IS605 family element RNA-guided endonuclease TnpB, with protein sequence MLVIKTYKFRIYPNKDQAELMAKHFGSTRFVWNYFLAQRKESYLEDKKSLNYHDNSKALTRLKKDHEFEWLKEINSQSLQASLKDLDTAYGRFFKKQGMFPRFKSKHKSVDSFRCPQSIDIRDGKLSLPKFREGIKIKLHREMTGKILFATISRTPTDKFFASITCETEHEALPRTDKQIGIDLGIKDLAICSDGKAFKNLKITKKYAKKLTYEQRQLSKKKKGSGKRFKQRKKVAVVHEKVKNVRTNNIHKLTHSIVSENQVVIIEDLNVKGMIKSHKLAKAIADASWHELSRQLEYKAQWNERDFAKIDRWFPSSKTCNVCNFIKQDLSLNDRKWICPNCGATLDRDVNASKNILKQGLKILSGSGAESDSKQKPGKASGCKQSR encoded by the coding sequence ATGCTTGTTATAAAAACATATAAATTCCGAATATATCCGAATAAGGATCAGGCCGAATTAATGGCAAAACATTTCGGTTCGACTCGGTTTGTATGGAATTACTTTCTGGCTCAAAGAAAAGAATCATACCTTGAAGATAAAAAATCTTTGAACTATCATGATAATTCAAAAGCATTGACTCGCCTTAAAAAAGATCATGAATTTGAATGGTTGAAAGAGATTAATTCACAGTCATTGCAGGCATCATTGAAAGATCTTGATACGGCATATGGCAGATTTTTTAAAAAACAGGGCATGTTTCCCAGATTCAAGTCAAAGCATAAATCCGTTGATTCTTTCAGATGTCCGCAATCTATAGATATCAGAGACGGTAAATTGTCCCTCCCGAAGTTCAGGGAAGGGATAAAAATCAAACTCCATCGTGAAATGACGGGAAAGATTCTTTTTGCTACAATATCCAGAACACCTACTGATAAATTCTTTGCATCAATCACATGTGAAACAGAACATGAAGCATTGCCACGCACTGATAAACAAATCGGCATTGATCTTGGTATTAAAGACCTGGCTATTTGTTCGGACGGCAAAGCTTTCAAGAATCTCAAGATCACCAAAAAATATGCAAAAAAACTAACATATGAACAACGGCAGCTTTCAAAAAAGAAAAAAGGTTCTGGTAAGCGATTCAAGCAAAGAAAAAAAGTTGCCGTTGTCCATGAAAAAGTCAAGAATGTAAGAACAAATAATATCCATAAATTAACCCATTCGATTGTCAGCGAAAACCAAGTTGTAATAATCGAAGATTTAAACGTAAAAGGCATGATCAAAAGCCACAAGTTGGCAAAGGCAATTGCGGACGCAAGTTGGCATGAACTATCAAGACAGCTTGAATACAAGGCACAATGGAATGAAAGAGACTTCGCCAAAATTGACAGGTGGTTTCCTTCCTCTAAAACTTGTAATGTCTGCAATTTCATTAAACAAGACCTCTCATTAAATGACAGGAAATGGATCTGTCCAAATTGTGGAGCTACTCTTGATCGTGACGTAAATGCATCTAAAAACATTCTTAAACAAGGTTTAAAAATACTGTCTGGTTCGGGAGCCGAATCGGACTCTAAACAAAAACCCGGTAAGGCGTCTGGTTGTAAACAGAGTCGATGA
- a CDS encoding sigma 54-interacting transcriptional regulator encodes MKSIEETSLLYEISQSLNRHMDMKKSLFKVLSVLSESLNLVRGIIFLTNTETGEIRIEMAHGISEDKTKEIKYLPGEGIIGQVIQTGKPAVVPRISEEPLFLDKTHSRNLTQGQDYSFICVPIKKENRVVGAISADRPYEGKRSLENGEKLLTVVATMVAHHVINIETIRVEKEQLKTENLRLKSELENKYSFSNIIGNSNKMREVLQMISQVSSSSATVLIRGESGTGKELVANSIHYNSERNHNPFIKINCAAIPDNLIESELFGHEKGAFTGASSTKKGKFEVANTGTIFLDEIGNMDLGAQVKLLRVLQEKEFERVGGYKPIKADVRIVAATNSNLEEMVQQGKFRDDLYFRLNVFPIYIPSLRMRKTDIILLADHFLEKYRKEHGKEIKRITTPAIDMMMEYHWPGNVRELENCIERAVILCNEGAIHSYHLPATLQTGTKSKTLPLSLEDAVSSLEKEILMDALKNTRGNINKAAKLINITVRKFSYKAARYNINYKDYR; translated from the coding sequence ATGAAGTCCATTGAAGAAACTTCTCTGTTATACGAAATCAGCCAATCATTAAACCGGCACATGGACATGAAAAAATCCTTGTTCAAGGTGTTAAGTGTTCTGTCTGAATCACTGAATCTTGTAAGGGGAATCATTTTCCTAACAAATACTGAAACCGGGGAAATCCGCATTGAAATGGCCCACGGCATTTCCGAAGATAAAACCAAAGAGATCAAATATCTGCCCGGGGAAGGCATCATCGGTCAAGTGATCCAGACCGGTAAACCTGCCGTGGTGCCAAGGATCAGTGAAGAACCTTTGTTCCTGGATAAAACCCATTCCAGAAATCTTACCCAGGGGCAAGACTACTCTTTTATTTGCGTACCCATCAAAAAAGAAAATCGCGTGGTGGGTGCCATTAGTGCGGACCGCCCCTATGAAGGCAAACGCTCCCTTGAAAATGGTGAGAAGTTGCTCACCGTGGTGGCAACCATGGTTGCCCATCACGTCATCAACATTGAAACCATCCGGGTGGAAAAAGAGCAGCTGAAAACCGAGAACCTGCGGCTGAAATCAGAGCTGGAGAACAAGTACAGTTTTTCCAATATCATTGGTAATTCCAACAAAATGCGTGAAGTGCTCCAGATGATCTCCCAGGTATCATCTTCTTCTGCAACGGTATTAATCCGCGGTGAAAGCGGTACGGGCAAGGAATTGGTGGCAAATTCCATCCATTACAACTCAGAACGCAACCACAACCCCTTTATTAAGATCAACTGCGCGGCCATTCCCGATAATCTCATTGAAAGTGAGCTGTTCGGCCATGAAAAAGGGGCTTTTACCGGGGCGTCTTCCACAAAAAAAGGTAAATTTGAGGTCGCCAATACGGGCACCATTTTTCTGGATGAGATCGGTAACATGGACCTCGGGGCCCAGGTCAAACTTTTACGGGTACTCCAGGAAAAGGAATTTGAACGGGTGGGCGGGTACAAGCCCATTAAGGCAGATGTCAGAATCGTGGCCGCCACCAACTCCAATCTGGAGGAGATGGTCCAGCAGGGCAAATTCAGGGATGATCTCTATTTCCGGCTCAATGTTTTTCCCATTTACATCCCCAGCCTTCGCATGCGCAAAACAGACATTATTCTTCTGGCCGATCATTTTTTGGAAAAATACAGAAAAGAGCATGGCAAGGAGATTAAACGCATCACCACGCCGGCCATTGATATGATGATGGAATACCATTGGCCGGGCAATGTCCGGGAGCTTGAAAATTGCATTGAACGGGCCGTCATTCTGTGCAATGAAGGCGCCATTCATTCCTATCACCTGCCGGCAACTCTTCAGACCGGTACCAAATCCAAGACCCTTCCCTTGTCCCTTGAGGATGCCGTGTCAAGCCTTGAAAAGGAAATCCTCATGGATGCCCTGAAAAATACCCGGGGCAATATAAACAAGGCTGCCAAACTGATCAACATCACAGTAAGGAAATTTTCCTATAAGGCTGCCCGATACAATATTAATTATAAAGATTATCGATAG
- a CDS encoding glyceraldehyde 3-phosphate dehydrogenase NAD-binding domain-containing protein has product MSTDTSKILGINGLGRIGKLTLWHHVGRKFFDEIVINVGREVGTGMDDLVHYIERDSTYGRLEAFLHGSRAESVITDVDPESGTLMVNGVKIKILSTERNPKDIQWAENNVELVVDTTGQFLDPNLESDAPKGSIRGHLEAGAVKVIASAPFKLKQGATIPDDAVTTVMGINDKDYDPVRHCIVSNASCTTTCLAHMIKPLLDAFGLNRLLSASMATIHAATGSQQVLDRLPQTGKTDLRKNRSIMNNIILTTTGAAKALQQVIPEMANIGFIAESVRIPTATGSLIVLVINLQEELDKPPVKRDLINQIYEDTAKKQSDGYLIFTDKQNVSSDIIGTPRAAAVIEGHETHTRTACLSINLEHMQGIDKEMLENINDRVCAIQVTQAVIYGWYDNEMASYVNMLGDRTVTVAESMG; this is encoded by the coding sequence ATGAGTACAGACACATCAAAGATCCTGGGCATCAATGGACTTGGAAGAATTGGAAAGCTGACGTTATGGCACCATGTCGGCAGAAAATTTTTTGATGAAATTGTCATCAATGTGGGCAGAGAGGTCGGTACCGGTATGGATGATCTCGTCCATTACATTGAACGGGATTCCACATACGGCCGCCTGGAGGCATTTTTACACGGCTCCAGGGCAGAATCTGTTATCACGGATGTTGATCCCGAGTCCGGGACCCTTATGGTGAATGGGGTAAAAATAAAAATACTGTCCACGGAACGCAACCCCAAAGATATCCAATGGGCGGAGAATAATGTGGAACTGGTGGTGGATACCACGGGCCAATTTCTTGACCCTAATCTCGAATCAGACGCGCCAAAGGGTTCCATCCGGGGACATCTTGAGGCAGGTGCCGTGAAAGTCATTGCCTCGGCACCCTTTAAACTAAAACAAGGCGCCACGATTCCCGATGATGCGGTGACCACGGTCATGGGCATCAATGACAAAGACTATGACCCTGTCCGCCACTGTATCGTTTCCAATGCATCCTGCACCACCACCTGTCTTGCCCACATGATCAAACCGTTGCTGGATGCCTTTGGTCTAAATCGTCTGCTGTCCGCATCCATGGCCACGATTCATGCGGCCACCGGCTCACAGCAGGTGCTGGACCGGCTGCCCCAAACCGGAAAAACCGATCTGAGAAAAAACCGGTCCATCATGAATAATATCATTTTGACCACCACCGGTGCAGCCAAGGCATTACAACAGGTTATCCCGGAAATGGCCAATATCGGTTTCATTGCCGAGTCCGTGCGTATCCCCACCGCCACCGGATCGTTGATTGTTCTGGTCATCAACCTGCAGGAAGAACTGGACAAGCCGCCGGTCAAAAGGGATCTGATCAACCAGATATATGAAGACACGGCCAAAAAACAGTCCGACGGTTATCTGATCTTCACGGACAAACAGAATGTCTCCTCGGATATCATTGGTACCCCCAGGGCGGCAGCGGTCATCGAAGGCCATGAAACCCATACCCGCACGGCTTGTCTTTCCATAAACCTGGAGCACATGCAGGGCATTGACAAGGAAATGCTGGAAAATATCAACGATCGTGTCTGCGCCATCCAGGTCACCCAGGCAGTTATATATGGATGGTACGACAATGAAATGGCGTCTTATGTAAACATGCTCGGGGACAGAACCGTAACCGTGGCCGAATCCATGGGATAA
- a CDS encoding PEP/pyruvate-binding domain-containing protein: MKSKALEVNLSDTQANVTIDDRYLLLLDFFEGYVGIVNRLEIFLKELSHPYRNWAFIVNESRHFSLQYFHLYISEPDGRKVLDLLCEIFNSAFESGSDSEIKSNAADNLMQILHYIAKSGTQGVNVFNVTLIHEIERILAFQDSDFFFFVCSYYQPDALVKLMIKKDALPDDPNLRSALNKFLIRFFDVSFAFWLRQDDPVIWMKNNIDEWRGGPDILTLLDPVSRKRIQKQQQTLAQIKAMPSDDMEALSALMELTGHRDYVKRFRDIPRQIFSFAPEKTYGKYVKLTFLFYIIHSPGLSMIHREALGDIHRTLITVIGKRGDYKKDMVIVDQTFALLKEHKGRYPETVLECIHKIGDAVYNTDEIELINHFIDRSVDHGFQFPDISGTGEDWQIKCNVAHVKNIRVFLTLVAKHPKKSKRLLSALISSLAVGGVFIRDTDLFPRDITTFLNADIAPVYNLVKQLARLLPTFFNEIGAEGELRDISTRLDELVFRRDRLIHFLRKQSHVESSSLIVDFIREVMMFWKTLDKNPLRPYLPPSIYDNIPISGKYIDGPHAVFRTLALNKLKTPADFLAAPKAYIEDIIDKAEDATDLDRERVKLIIRFHALLNEKYGIENLDLESYVNTHISQGLPDPGNILHALGETDLEGRIGGLLAYMAELKNIILSKEKFAVNETIYHKRHIAVDIPSMYGSYSEAKFDALGMTLRLESVINVLFEDLINSIDLRLITKPTFVKIFSVLKLLRQALALDGIISNKLDTQLEFLKYAINITTCSFTQYLDIFKGFTRAVADAVNDHFYNLHSLNLGDLDNRIGRENILEKYLPEGFDLTANIPNTPAAVKMAKKLDQRVADIFFRDRIATSLGLQQLDVFLNRILNTLFRQSERLSQDELSALLNYDPKAAICSIDAGEMFSNNIIYLGNKGLNLIALKRLGIQVPNGFIITTEVFKCLDLIDNYIPASNNFRRLVTHMITQLEKSEGKKFGDPENPLLLSVRSGSSISQPGMLDSFLNVGINEQIAENLAEKSGNPWFAWDSYRRFIQAYGMVSGIQRDRFDDIIKSHKEKAAIQFKRYFTGEQMRDVALAYKQYLLDQGIKIVESPMDQLFLSIKKVFASWNSKRAKSYRNIMGISNDWGTAATVQSMVFGNRSRESGSGVVFTHSPKLPGDAIRLWGDFTIGNQGEDVVSGLVKTLPISELQREMEGRDAKISLEERFPLVFKKLKDIVLQLIYEEGWNPQEMEFAFQGQKGEDVFILQARDLSLRDRKKVKRFDAAPDRLEKIRLGQGIGVSGGAMSGRIVFSLEEIDSFRRLDPDTSLILLRNDTVPDDILEIDAADGILTARGGLTSHAAVVTYNLDKTCVVGCKNLICNEEEGVCELNGVKMNTGDFISLDGHKGMVYQGQMKISNHLTSI; encoded by the coding sequence GTGAAATCAAAAGCCCTTGAAGTCAACCTTTCAGATACCCAGGCAAATGTCACCATTGATGATCGGTATCTTCTGCTTCTTGACTTTTTTGAAGGATATGTAGGTATTGTCAACCGCCTGGAAATTTTTTTAAAAGAATTATCCCATCCGTATCGGAACTGGGCCTTTATTGTCAATGAGTCCCGGCATTTCTCCCTTCAATATTTTCATTTGTACATCAGCGAGCCCGATGGACGAAAGGTCCTTGATCTGCTCTGTGAGATTTTTAACTCGGCATTTGAATCCGGATCTGATTCTGAAATCAAATCCAATGCCGCAGACAATCTTATGCAAATTCTGCATTATATCGCCAAATCCGGCACACAAGGCGTTAATGTATTCAATGTCACATTGATCCATGAAATTGAACGTATTTTAGCTTTCCAGGACTCTGATTTTTTCTTTTTTGTCTGCTCCTATTACCAGCCCGACGCCCTGGTCAAGCTGATGATAAAAAAAGATGCGCTCCCGGACGACCCCAATTTACGATCTGCCTTAAATAAATTTTTAATTCGCTTTTTTGACGTCTCTTTTGCATTCTGGCTTCGTCAGGATGATCCTGTGATCTGGATGAAAAACAATATAGATGAGTGGCGCGGCGGGCCGGATATACTCACGCTTTTAGACCCGGTATCCCGGAAGCGGATTCAAAAACAGCAACAGACGTTGGCGCAGATAAAAGCTATGCCGTCCGATGACATGGAAGCCTTATCCGCCCTGATGGAACTGACCGGACACAGGGACTATGTCAAACGGTTCAGGGACATACCCCGGCAGATTTTCTCTTTTGCCCCGGAAAAGACCTATGGGAAATATGTCAAGCTGACGTTTTTATTTTATATTATTCATTCACCAGGGCTTTCCATGATACACAGGGAAGCGTTGGGCGATATTCACCGCACCCTGATCACCGTGATTGGAAAACGCGGGGATTATAAAAAGGACATGGTCATTGTTGACCAGACCTTTGCCCTGCTCAAAGAGCACAAAGGGCGGTATCCGGAAACCGTGCTGGAATGCATCCACAAAATCGGTGATGCCGTATACAATACCGACGAAATCGAGCTGATCAATCATTTCATTGACCGATCCGTGGACCATGGGTTTCAGTTCCCGGATATCTCAGGAACCGGAGAAGACTGGCAAATCAAATGCAATGTGGCCCATGTAAAAAATATCCGGGTATTTCTAACCCTGGTGGCCAAGCACCCGAAAAAGTCCAAACGCCTGCTGTCCGCGTTGATCAGCTCACTGGCCGTGGGCGGCGTATTTATCCGGGACACGGACCTGTTTCCCCGGGACATTACCACATTCCTCAACGCGGATATCGCACCGGTATATAATCTGGTCAAACAACTGGCCCGGCTGCTGCCCACCTTTTTCAATGAGATCGGTGCAGAAGGAGAGCTTCGGGATATTTCCACCCGCCTGGATGAATTGGTCTTCCGCAGGGACCGGTTGATCCATTTCCTACGCAAACAAAGCCATGTGGAAAGCTCATCTCTAATCGTGGACTTTATCCGGGAAGTCATGATGTTTTGGAAAACCCTGGATAAAAACCCGCTTAGACCTTATCTGCCCCCGTCCATCTATGATAATATCCCAATCAGCGGAAAATACATTGATGGCCCCCATGCCGTTTTCCGCACCCTGGCCCTGAACAAACTGAAAACGCCGGCTGATTTTCTTGCCGCCCCCAAAGCCTACATTGAGGACATCATTGACAAGGCAGAAGACGCAACAGACCTGGACAGGGAACGCGTTAAACTGATAATCCGGTTTCATGCCCTGCTCAATGAAAAATACGGTATTGAGAACCTGGATCTTGAAAGTTATGTCAACACCCACATCTCCCAGGGCCTGCCCGACCCCGGAAATATCCTCCATGCCCTCGGTGAAACCGACCTGGAAGGCCGGATTGGCGGACTTTTGGCCTATATGGCGGAGTTGAAAAATATTATTTTGTCCAAGGAAAAATTTGCCGTAAACGAAACCATTTACCACAAACGCCACATTGCTGTTGATATCCCGTCCATGTACGGGTCATACAGTGAGGCTAAATTTGATGCCCTGGGTATGACCTTAAGGCTTGAAAGCGTTATCAATGTACTGTTTGAAGATCTGATCAACAGCATTGACCTGCGTCTGATCACCAAACCCACGTTTGTGAAAATCTTTTCCGTTCTTAAGCTTTTACGCCAGGCCCTGGCCCTGGACGGCATTATATCCAACAAGCTGGATACCCAGCTTGAATTCTTAAAATACGCCATTAATATCACGACGTGCTCCTTTACCCAGTACCTGGACATTTTCAAAGGATTTACCAGGGCGGTTGCCGATGCGGTAAACGACCATTTCTACAACCTGCACTCCCTGAACCTGGGAGACCTGGACAACCGCATCGGCCGGGAAAATATACTTGAAAAATACCTGCCGGAAGGGTTCGATTTAACAGCCAATATCCCCAACACACCGGCCGCCGTAAAAATGGCAAAAAAACTGGACCAGCGGGTGGCGGATATTTTTTTCCGGGACCGGATTGCCACATCCCTCGGGCTCCAGCAACTGGATGTATTTTTAAACCGGATTTTAAACACCCTGTTCCGCCAGTCTGAACGGCTGAGCCAGGATGAGCTGTCAGCCCTTCTCAACTACGACCCAAAGGCAGCGATCTGCTCCATTGATGCCGGGGAGATGTTCAGCAACAATATCATTTACCTGGGCAACAAGGGGTTGAATCTCATAGCACTCAAGCGTTTGGGGATTCAGGTGCCCAACGGGTTCATCATCACAACCGAGGTGTTCAAGTGCCTGGATCTCATTGACAATTACATACCGGCATCGAACAATTTCCGGCGGTTGGTGACCCATATGATTACCCAGCTTGAAAAGAGTGAGGGTAAAAAATTCGGGGACCCGGAAAATCCTTTGCTGCTGTCCGTCCGCTCGGGCTCGTCCATTTCACAACCAGGCATGCTGGATTCATTTTTAAACGTAGGCATCAATGAACAGATCGCCGAAAATCTAGCGGAAAAATCGGGAAACCCCTGGTTTGCATGGGACTCATACCGCAGATTTATCCAGGCCTACGGCATGGTTTCCGGCATCCAGAGAGACCGGTTTGATGACATCATCAAAAGCCATAAGGAAAAGGCCGCCATCCAGTTCAAACGGTATTTTACAGGGGAGCAGATGCGCGATGTGGCCCTGGCGTACAAGCAATATTTACTGGACCAGGGCATAAAAATAGTGGAATCTCCCATGGACCAGTTATTTTTATCCATTAAAAAGGTGTTTGCGTCCTGGAACTCCAAACGGGCCAAAAGTTACCGCAATATCATGGGAATTTCCAATGACTGGGGCACGGCTGCGACCGTTCAGTCCATGGTGTTCGGCAACCGGTCCAGGGAATCCGGGTCCGGGGTGGTGTTCACCCACAGTCCCAAACTGCCCGGCGACGCCATCCGGTTGTGGGGGGATTTTACCATTGGCAACCAGGGGGAAGATGTGGTATCCGGTTTAGTGAAAACCCTGCCCATATCCGAACTTCAACGAGAGATGGAAGGCAGGGACGCCAAGATCAGCCTGGAGGAGCGGTTTCCTCTAGTTTTTAAAAAATTGAAAGACATTGTCCTGCAGTTGATTTACGAGGAAGGGTGGAATCCCCAGGAAATGGAATTTGCCTTTCAGGGACAAAAGGGTGAAGATGTCTTTATTCTCCAGGCCAGGGATCTGTCTTTACGGGATAGAAAAAAAGTCAAACGGTTTGATGCTGCGCCGGACAGGCTTGAAAAAATCAGGTTAGGCCAGGGAATCGGTGTGTCCGGAGGCGCCATGAGCGGCAGAATCGTATTCTCCCTGGAAGAGATCGACAGCTTTAGGCGGCTGGATCCGGATACCAGTCTGATTTTGCTTCGCAATGACACCGTGCCCGACGACATCCTGGAAATTGATGCGGCAGACGGCATTTTAACCGCCAGAGGGGGACTGACGTCCCACGCCGCCGTGGTGACATACAATCTTGACAAAACCTGTGTGGTGGGCTGTAAAAATTTGATCTGCAACGAAGAGGAAGGCGTTTGTGAGCTCAATGGTGTGAAAATGAATACAGGGGATTTCATCAGTCTGGACGGTCATAAAGGCATGGTCTACCAGGGACAGATGAAAATCAGCAACCATTTAACCTCAATCTAA
- a CDS encoding PDDEXK nuclease domain-containing protein, with protein MSRKILINPDYRDWLKEIKQRLRKAQVKAAVQVNTALLTFYWELGADIVKRQKTAKWGSGFLKQLSADLMAEFPDMKGFSYRNIKYIRSWHLFYSEGLANWATGCCPIEKQAVAPIDSTEKRQQAVAQLVQIPWSHNLIIISKCKEITEALYYVNKTMAHNWSRNVLMHQIESGLYQREGKAVTNFAETLPAPQSDLAQELIKDPYNFDFLTLTEDYNERELEKALTDHITKFLLELGAGFAYVGRQKGVQVGEREFFLDLLFYHTRLHCYVVIELKTGEFEPEYAGKLNFYLKAVDEQLRGERDEPSIGILLCKSRDRVVVEYALSDIHKPMGVSQYQLTRALPDNLKPSLPSIEELEAAFGHPEGDDE; from the coding sequence ATGAGCAGGAAGATATTGATAAATCCCGATTACCGCGACTGGCTGAAGGAGATCAAGCAACGGTTACGGAAGGCCCAGGTCAAAGCCGCGGTGCAAGTGAATACGGCCCTGCTGACCTTCTATTGGGAACTGGGCGCGGATATTGTGAAACGCCAGAAAACCGCGAAGTGGGGCAGTGGATTTTTGAAACAGCTCAGCGCGGATCTGATGGCGGAATTCCCGGATATGAAGGGATTTTCATACAGGAATATAAAATACATAAGAAGCTGGCATCTCTTTTATTCAGAAGGGCTTGCCAATTGGGCAACAGGCTGTTGCCCAATTGAGAAGCAGGCTGTGGCCCCAATCGACAGCACAGAGAAAAGGCAACAAGCTGTTGCCCAATTGGTACAAATTCCCTGGAGCCATAACCTGATCATCATCTCCAAGTGCAAAGAAATCACGGAAGCACTCTATTACGTAAACAAGACAATGGCGCATAATTGGAGCCGAAATGTATTGATGCACCAGATTGAGAGCGGGCTGTATCAGCGCGAGGGCAAAGCCGTGACCAATTTTGCCGAAACCCTGCCCGCCCCGCAGTCGGATCTGGCCCAGGAGTTGATTAAAGATCCCTATAATTTCGACTTTTTGACGCTGACTGAAGACTATAACGAACGGGAACTGGAAAAGGCGCTGACCGACCATATCACCAAATTCCTGCTGGAACTTGGTGCTGGGTTTGCCTATGTGGGACGCCAGAAAGGCGTGCAGGTGGGCGAGCGGGAGTTCTTTTTGGACCTGCTGTTTTATCACACCAGACTGCATTGTTATGTGGTAATTGAGCTGAAGACCGGCGAGTTTGAACCGGAGTATGCGGGCAAACTCAATTTTTATTTGAAAGCGGTGGATGAACAGTTGCGCGGTGAGCGAGACGAGCCCAGCATCGGTATTCTGCTCTGCAAATCCCGGGACAGGGTGGTGGTGGAATATGCCTTGAGTGATATCCATAAACCCATGGGTGTTTCACAATATCAGCTCACCCGCGCGCTGCCGGACAATTTAAAACCGAGCCTGCCCTCCATTGAGGAACTGGAAGCGGCATTCGGTCACCCGGAGGGCGATGATGAATAA